A genomic window from Triticum urartu cultivar G1812 chromosome 7, Tu2.1, whole genome shotgun sequence includes:
- the LOC125520036 gene encoding zinc finger MYM-type protein 1-like isoform X2, protein MAEYSEEKSCAYCLYCFVSNNKENTLGGSHVFTVHGFDSWKRVCGKHCAFLTHIGSGPCSPHNNAVTSGHALMKQPCHIENVMAVRDKEKVERNRLRLKVSIAVVKWLAFQACAFRGHDERPQSKNQGNFLEMVKLLAEFNPEIAKVVLGNAPYGAKYTSHDIQNEILSIFASKIRKHIREEVGDYKYSILVDETCDASKREQMALVLRFADKGGILQERFFDLIHVANTRSLTLKNELSFVLSNNGFDIQNLREQGYDGASNMRGELNGLQALFLQECPYAYYVHCYAHRLQLALVDASKEVVPISQFFQKLIFIINTVDSSSKRHDELHLAQLVELENGISNASIETGQGANQIRSLKRPGDTRWGSHFGSVYSLMKMFGPVCSVIQDIAADGSIGSIRADADTSFGYLSSFEFIFILCLMKEIFEITELLGQALQKKSQDIVNVVRLVSSTKQCLQELRSDDGYQVFITTVVEFCLNHSIDIPDFEETYIMRGGRARRQPDQFTKEHYFRVEIFFSTLDTQLFELNRRFNDKMLPRMMI, encoded by the exons ATGGCAGAGTATTCAGAGGAGAAAAGTTGTGCGTATTGTCTATATTGCTTTGTCTCCAATAACAAAGAGAATACACTAGGTGGTTCTCATGTCTTCACGGTACATGGATTTGACAGTTGGAAGAGGGTTTGTGGGAAACATTGTGCATTCTTGACCCACATAGGATCTGGACCATGCTCACCACACAACAATGCAGTCACTAGTGGTCATGCCTTAATGAAACAACCATGCCACATAGAAAACGTTATGGCTGTGAGGGACAAGGAGAAGGTGGAAAGAAACCGTTTGCGGCTGAAAGTCTCAATTGCGGTTGTTAAGTGGCTTGCATTCCAAGCTTGTGCTTTTAGAGGGCATGATGAGAGACCACAGTCAAAGAATCAAGGAAACTTTCTTGAAATGGTGAAGCTTCTTGCAGAATTTAATCCTGAGATTGCCAAAGTTGTGTTGGGAAATGCTCCATACGGCGCAAAATACACATCACATGATATCCAGAATGAGATCTTGAGTATATTTGCATCTAAAATCAGGAAGCATATTCGTGAGGAAGTTGGAGATTATAAGTATTCTATTTTAGTGGATGAAACATGTGATGCATCAAAGAGAGAGCAAATGGCGTTGGTTCTTAGGTTTGCTGATAAAGGTGGTATTTTGCAAGAGAGATTCTTTGATTTGATACATGTAGCAAACACGAGGTCTTTGACACTGAAAAATGAGTTGAGCTTTGTTTTGTCAAACAACGGTTTTGATATTCAGAACCTTCGAGAACAAGGTTATGACGGCGCTAGTAACATGAGAGGCGAGTTAAATGGATTGCAAGCTCTTTTCCTCCAAGAATGCCCATATGCTTATTATGTCCATTGTTATGCCCATCGCTTGCAACTTGCTCTAGTTGATGCATCTAAAGAAGTGGTTCCTATCTCCCAGTTCTTTCAGAAATTGATATTTATCATAAACACGGTTGACTCATCTTCAAAGCGCCATGACGAGCTTCATCTTGCCCAACTAGTTGAACTAGAAAATGGAATCTCTAATGCTAGCATCGAGACAGGTCAAGGGGCAAATCAAATCCGTTCACTTAAGCGACCAGGAGACACAAGGTGGGGTTCTCATTTTGGTTCAGTTTATAGCCTTATGAAGATGTTTGGTCCAGTTTGTTCAGTTATCCAAGATATAGCCGCCGATGGATCAATTGGCTCAATTCGTGCAGATGCAGACACTTCTTTTGGCTACTTGTCCTCATTTGAGTTCATTTTTATCTTATGTTTGATGAAGGAAATCTTTGAAATAACAGAATTGCTTGGCCAAGCTTTACAAAAGAAATCACAAGATATTGTGAATGTTGTCCGCCTAGTTTCCTCAACAAAACAATGTCTTCAGGAGTTGAGATCAGATGATGGCTACCAAGTATTTATTACTACGGTTGTTGAATTTTGTCTAAACCATTCCATTGACATTCCAGACTTTGAGGAAACATACATCATGCGTGGTGGTCGTGCTCGTCGTCAACCTGATCAGTTCACCAAGGAGCATTACTTTCGAGTGGAAATTTTCTTTTCAACACTTGACACTCAACTATTTGAATTAAATCGAAGATTCAATGATAAG ATGCTTCCAAGGATGATGATTTGA
- the LOC125520036 gene encoding zinc finger MYM-type protein 1-like isoform X1, with translation MAEYSEEKSCAYCLYCFVSNNKENTLGGSHVFTVHGFDSWKRVCGKHCAFLTHIGSGPCSPHNNAVTSGHALMKQPCHIENVMAVRDKEKVERNRLRLKVSIAVVKWLAFQACAFRGHDERPQSKNQGNFLEMVKLLAEFNPEIAKVVLGNAPYGAKYTSHDIQNEILSIFASKIRKHIREEVGDYKYSILVDETCDASKREQMALVLRFADKGGILQERFFDLIHVANTRSLTLKNELSFVLSNNGFDIQNLREQGYDGASNMRGELNGLQALFLQECPYAYYVHCYAHRLQLALVDASKEVVPISQFFQKLIFIINTVDSSSKRHDELHLAQLVELENGISNASIETGQGANQIRSLKRPGDTRWGSHFGSVYSLMKMFGPVCSVIQDIAADGSIGSIRADADTSFGYLSSFEFIFILCLMKEIFEITELLGQALQKKSQDIVNVVRLVSSTKQCLQELRSDDGYQVFITTVVEFCLNHSIDIPDFEETYIMRGGRARRQPDQFTKEHYFRVEIFFSTLDTQLFELNRRFNDKVMDLLTISATLIPTNKFRGFKASDICEMVKKYYPADFPQDIYGLQQQLKHFVSDASKDDDLKNISTLIDLCRCLVEIGRHTVYNLIDRLLRLLITLPVSTASAERAFSSMKIIKTRLRNKMEDENLANNLLVHIEGGIWENYSYEDAIADFISKKDRRVDF, from the coding sequence ATGGCAGAGTATTCAGAGGAGAAAAGTTGTGCGTATTGTCTATATTGCTTTGTCTCCAATAACAAAGAGAATACACTAGGTGGTTCTCATGTCTTCACGGTACATGGATTTGACAGTTGGAAGAGGGTTTGTGGGAAACATTGTGCATTCTTGACCCACATAGGATCTGGACCATGCTCACCACACAACAATGCAGTCACTAGTGGTCATGCCTTAATGAAACAACCATGCCACATAGAAAACGTTATGGCTGTGAGGGACAAGGAGAAGGTGGAAAGAAACCGTTTGCGGCTGAAAGTCTCAATTGCGGTTGTTAAGTGGCTTGCATTCCAAGCTTGTGCTTTTAGAGGGCATGATGAGAGACCACAGTCAAAGAATCAAGGAAACTTTCTTGAAATGGTGAAGCTTCTTGCAGAATTTAATCCTGAGATTGCCAAAGTTGTGTTGGGAAATGCTCCATACGGCGCAAAATACACATCACATGATATCCAGAATGAGATCTTGAGTATATTTGCATCTAAAATCAGGAAGCATATTCGTGAGGAAGTTGGAGATTATAAGTATTCTATTTTAGTGGATGAAACATGTGATGCATCAAAGAGAGAGCAAATGGCGTTGGTTCTTAGGTTTGCTGATAAAGGTGGTATTTTGCAAGAGAGATTCTTTGATTTGATACATGTAGCAAACACGAGGTCTTTGACACTGAAAAATGAGTTGAGCTTTGTTTTGTCAAACAACGGTTTTGATATTCAGAACCTTCGAGAACAAGGTTATGACGGCGCTAGTAACATGAGAGGCGAGTTAAATGGATTGCAAGCTCTTTTCCTCCAAGAATGCCCATATGCTTATTATGTCCATTGTTATGCCCATCGCTTGCAACTTGCTCTAGTTGATGCATCTAAAGAAGTGGTTCCTATCTCCCAGTTCTTTCAGAAATTGATATTTATCATAAACACGGTTGACTCATCTTCAAAGCGCCATGACGAGCTTCATCTTGCCCAACTAGTTGAACTAGAAAATGGAATCTCTAATGCTAGCATCGAGACAGGTCAAGGGGCAAATCAAATCCGTTCACTTAAGCGACCAGGAGACACAAGGTGGGGTTCTCATTTTGGTTCAGTTTATAGCCTTATGAAGATGTTTGGTCCAGTTTGTTCAGTTATCCAAGATATAGCCGCCGATGGATCAATTGGCTCAATTCGTGCAGATGCAGACACTTCTTTTGGCTACTTGTCCTCATTTGAGTTCATTTTTATCTTATGTTTGATGAAGGAAATCTTTGAAATAACAGAATTGCTTGGCCAAGCTTTACAAAAGAAATCACAAGATATTGTGAATGTTGTCCGCCTAGTTTCCTCAACAAAACAATGTCTTCAGGAGTTGAGATCAGATGATGGCTACCAAGTATTTATTACTACGGTTGTTGAATTTTGTCTAAACCATTCCATTGACATTCCAGACTTTGAGGAAACATACATCATGCGTGGTGGTCGTGCTCGTCGTCAACCTGATCAGTTCACCAAGGAGCATTACTTTCGAGTGGAAATTTTCTTTTCAACACTTGACACTCAACTATTTGAATTAAATCGAAGATTCAATGATAAGGTAATGGATCTTCTAACCATTAGCGCCACCTTGATTCCTACAAACAAATTCAGAGGATTCAAAGCTAGTGATATATGTGAGATGGTGAAAAAGTACTACCCAGCAGATTTTCCCCAAGATATTTATGGATTACAACAGCAACTTAAGCACTTTGTTTCAGATGCTTCCAAGGATGATGATTTGAAAAACATATCTACCTTAATTGATCTATGTCGATGCCTTGTGGAGATAGGAAGACATACCGTCTACAATTTGATTGACAGATTACTTCGGTTGCTCATTACCCTTCCAGTTTCTACAGCCAGTGCTGAACGCGCATTTTCTAGTATGAAGATCATTAAGACAAGATTGCGCAATAAGATGGAAGATGAGAATCTGGCTAATAACTTGTTAGTACACATAGAGGGTGGAATTTGGGAGAACTACAgctatgaagatgccattgcagATTTTATAAGCAAGAAGGATCGGAGAGTTGATTTCTAG